GACCCTTATGAACAAGCATATTCTCGGCAACAGCACTTCTCTTTACAACACTGCCCTTAGGTGCAAGATTTCCTTTGAGAACAGCAATGCCTCCAGTTTGTGAGTAAGGGTTGTCAATAGGTCTGATAACCTCAGGATTAAGGTTAACAGCATTTTTAATGTTTTCTCCGATGGTTTTGCAGGTTACAGTAAGGCAGTCTTCATCTATAAGACCCTTTTTGGACAGCTCTTTCATAACCGCTGAAATACCTCCTGCGGCATTAAGGTCCTCAACAAAATGATTTCCTGCAGGAGCAAGCTTGCATAAATTGGGAGTCTTTTCGCTGATGGAGTTTGCCATATCCAGATCAAAAGGAATTCCAGCCTCGAAAGCTATAGCCGGCAGGTGCAGCATGCTGTTTGTGCTACAGCCCAGTGCCATGTCTACGGTAAGGGCATTCTTGAAAGCTTTTTCTGTGAGAATATCTCTGGGCTTAATATCCTTTTCAACAAGCTCCATAATTTTCATGCCTGCCTTTTTTGCAAGGCGAAGCCTTTCAGAATACACCGCAGGTATTGTGCCGTTGCCAGGAAGAGCCATACCTATTGCCTCGCAGAGGCAATTCATGCTGTTAGCGGTAAACATACCGGAACATGAACCGCAGCTAGGGCAAGCGGTATTTTCAAGGTCGGAAAGCTCTTCTTCTGTCATTTTCCCGGCCTTGACCGCTCCAACGGCCTCAAACATATTTGTAAGGCTTACTCCCTCTGCGCAGGTGCGCCCAGCCAGCATGGGGCCGCCACTAACAACAATGGTGGGAATGTTAAGGCGAGCCGCTCCCATAAGCATTCCGGGAACAATCTTATCGCAGTTTGGTATAAGCACAAGACCGTCAAAGCCATGAGCAAGCGCCATGGATTCGACACTGTCCGCAATAAGCTCACGGGAAGCAAGGGAATAATGCATTCCAATATGCCCCATAGCTATACCATCGCATACTCCTATTGACGGAAACTCAATGGGTGTGCCTCCGGCGATACGTACACCGGCTTTTACGGCTTCTCCTATTTTATCAAGGTGCATGTGCCCCGGTACAACTTCACTTTTGGCATTTACAATACCAATTAAGGGACGTTTTATTTCTTCATCCGTAAGACCCAGGGATTTTAAAAGTGATCTGTGAGGAGCCCTCTCAAGACCTGATTTAACTGCATGGCTGCGCATATTTTCACGCCCTTCCTTAACTCAATGGTTTAGATTTTGAATATAAAATGTATTAAAAAGATTTAAAGTAGTGCTTTTCTTATGGATTTCCACGTTTAAAGATTTTTTACTTTATGATAGATCCATTATTATTTATAAAGATTAATTAACCGCTGCTGACCATTTTGGGAGAAAACGCTGTCTTGCGTTTTTGCTCCCAAAAATGTTTGTATTATTCAATGAAGCTTACTATAAGCTCTCCCATCTTAGTTGTGCCAACAAGAGTTTTACCCGGGCTCATAATATCGCCTGTTCTGTAGCCCTCTTCAAGAACCCTGTCAACAGCCAGTTCAATGGCTTTTGCTTCCTTTGGAAGGTTCAGGGTATACTTAAGCATCATTGCCGCTGAAAGTATTGTTGCAATGGGATTTGCCTTGTCCTGACCCTCAATGTCGGGAGCAGAGCCATGTACCGGTTCATACAGGCCAAAGCTTCCCTCGCCAAGGCTTGCTGAAGGCAGCATGCCTATTGAGCCTGTAATCATGCTTGCCTCATCGGACAATATATCTCCAAACATATTGGTGGTAACAATTACGTCAAACTGGTTGGGGTTTCTTACAAGCTGCATTGAAGCGTTGTCAACGTACATGTGCTCAAGGGAAACATTAGGATAATCTTTTGAAACCCTTTCAACAACCTCACGCCAGAGCCTTGAGCTTTCCAATATATTTGCCTTGTCCACACTTGTAACCTTGCGGTTTCTCTTTAAAGCTATATCAAAGGCAATGCGGGCTATGCGCTCAACTTCTCCTACACTGTAGGTTTCGGTATCAAAAGCCTCAGGGCCCATTTTTCCGTTTTCTCTTATTCCTCTTTCTCCGAAATAAATGCCTCCGGTAAGCTCACGCACAACCATTATGTCAATTCCGTCGCCAACAATCTCAGGCCTTAACGGACATGCATCCTTAAGCTCTTTATTAAGTACAGCCGTCCTTAAATTTGCGTAAAGCCCAAGCTTGCCTCTAAGGCCCAAAAGAGCTTTTTCAGGTCTTTTATCCCCGGGAAGCGTATCCCATTTGGGGCCACCCACAGCTCCCAGAAGCACCGCATTGCTGTTTCTGCAGCCTTCAACAGTCTCCTCAGGAAGAGGTTCGCCTGTGGCGTCAATGGCGCATCCGCCAGCCAGATATTTGGAATACTCAAAAGTATGACCGTAAATTGAACCAATTTTATCAAGAACCCGGATGGTCTGTTCAACCACTTCCGGGCCAATACCGTCACCGGGAATTACTGCAATTTTATAGTTCATGGGATATCCTCCGCTATTTTGAAATTTTTATAAATCATCTGTGGCTTTGGACTTAAGGTAATTTACAAGACCATCCGCCGCCATGATTTTTTTCATGAACTCAGGAAACGCCTGTGCTTTGAAGGTGCTTCCCTTTGTTACATTTCTGATGATTCCCGTATCGAAATCAACCTCAACCTCATCACCTGCTTCAATACCCTCGACTGCAGCTTCACACTCAAGGATTGGAAGTCCTATGTTAATTGCATTGCGATAGAATATCCGGGCAAAGGTTGAAGCAATTACACAGGATATGCCGGACGCCTTAATGGATATAGGAGCATGCTCGCGGGATGAACCGCAGCCAAAGTTCCTTCCGGCAACAATAATGTCTCCTTCCTTAACGTTTTTAACAAAATCCTTATCTATATCCTCCATGCAGTGAAGTGCCAGTTCCTTAGGATCCGAGGTATTAAGGTAACGGGCAGGTATAATTACGTCAGTATCTACGTTATCGCCATATTTAAAAACCTTGCCTTTTGCTTTCATAAATTCTCCCCCTTAAAATTTAACCTGCCGGGATATCCTTTAAGGATACCCTTTTGGGCAGCAAGCCTCCGATGCTATAGGAGCGTTGCTCAATCACGCTTTAATATGGTATCGGGATCTGTGATTTTGCCTGTTATGGCAGACGCGGCCGCTACGGCGGGGCTTGCAAGATACACCTCGGATTCCGGGTGTCCCATACGTCCTACAAAGTTGCGGTTGGTGGTGGAAATAGCTCTTTCCCCCTTGGCAAGTATGCCCATGTGCCCGCCAAGGCAGGGTCCGCAGGTAGGTGTTGATACTACAGCGCCCGCTTCAACCATGTCCTGAATAAGACCCTCTTTCAGAGCTTCAAGATATATATTCTGGGTGCCTGGGAATACAATAACCCTTACTCCCTTCTTTACCTTGTTGCCTTTAAGGATTCTTGCGGCAGCCCTTAAATCTTCCATACGGCCATTTGTGCAGGAGCCGATTACTACCTGGTCAATTTCAATTTCCCCGACTTCATCAATGGTCCTTGTATTGTCAGGAAGATGCGGGAAGGCAACTGTTGGCCTAATCTCTCCCAAATCAATCTCATAAACCTCATCATAAACTGCGTCAGGGTCAGGCTCATATACAGTAAATGGCTTTGTGGAGTGTTTCTTCACATAATCAAGGGTTATATCATCCACAATGAATATGCCGTTCTTGGCACCTGCTTCTATTGCCATGTTTGCCATTGTGAAGCGGTCGTCCATTGTCAGGTTCTTAACCCCGTCCCCTACAAATTCCATGGATTTGTAAAGGGCTCCGTCCACACCTATCATGCCGATTATGTGCAAAATAATGTCCTTTCCCGATACCCAGCCCTTGGGCTTGCCCTTTAAAACAAACTTTATGGCAGAGGGAACCTTAAACCAGCACTTTCCGGTAGCCATGCCGGCAGCCATGTCGGTACTTCCGATACCTGTTGAGAACGCGCCCAAGGCTCCGTATGTACAGGTGTGGGAGTCGGCTCCAATTATAAGGTCTCCGGGTACTGCAAGACCCTTTTCAGGGATAAGGCAGTGCTCAATTCCCATTTCTCCTATTTCAAAATAGTTTTCAATGTCCATTTGACGGGCAAAGCAGCGAATCATCTTGCACTGCTCGGCAGCTTTAATGTCCTTATTGGGTGTAAAATGGTCCGGTACAATAGCAACCTTGCTTTTATCAAAAACCCTTGTAAATCCGGTCTTTTCAAACTCCTTAACTGCGACAGGAGTGGTGATATCATTTCCCAGCACCAGGTCCAGTTGTGCTTCGATTAATTGTCCCGGCTCAACTTTTTCAAGACCTGCGTGAGCCGCGAGAATTTTCTGCGACATTGTCATACCCATTTTAAATTTCCCCCTGTCATAAATAAACTTTTATCTTCTTTTCAAGTTCTTTTAACAGCTTATATTCTATTGAATCCACAAGGGCTATCCAGCTTGCCTCAATTATGTCGGTGGATACACCTACGGTGGTCCATACCGATTCGCCGTCGGTTGATTCAATCAGTACTCTAACCTTTGCCGCAGTGGTCTTATTGGAGTCAATGACGCGCACTTTAAAGTCGGTCAGGTGCACGTGTGAAAGCTCGGGATAAAATACCTCAAGAGCCTTTCTTAAAGCCCTGTCAAGAGCGTGCACAGGACCGTTCCCTTCTGCGGCGGTAATTTCGGATCTACCGTCCACCTTAACCTTAATAAGGGCTGATGCTGATGGTCCTGTCTGGCTTGGCTGCTCTGTCATGAGCTTGAAAGTCTCAAGCTCAAAGAAGGGCTTGTATTTTCCAAGCTGCTTTCTTATTACCAGTTCAAAGGTGCTTTCTGCACCCTCAAACTGATATCCCTGATGCTCAAGCTCTTTAAGGCGGTTAACGATTTCTTCGGCCTCACGGGACCCCTTGCTGATGCACGGATTAATCTCACGGATTTTGTCAAGGATAGTATTTCTTCCGGCCACCTCGGAAATCAAGAATCTGCGCTTATTGCCTACAAGGGATGGATCAATATGCTCAAAGGAACTTGAAGCTTTGCAGACACCGTCAATATGCATGCCTCCCTTATGAGCAAAGGCGCTGTTTCCTACATAGGGCTCCCGTTCACTTAAGGTTATGTTGGCAATTTCGGCAATCTTTCTGGCGGTAAAGGTTAAGTTTACAAGCTGTTCTTGCGGTATGCACATAATATTCTTTTTAAGCTGCAGGTTTGGAATTATAGTACTTAAATTTGCATTTCCGCACCTTTCGCCAAAGCCTATATAGGTACCCTGAACATGGGTTGCTCCTGCCTCCACCGCCATGATGGAATTGGCAACAGCCATGCCCCCGTCATTATGGGTGTGTATGCCTATTTGCACATCGCCGAAGGCTTCCTTAACGGTTTTAACAATCTCGTAAACCTCGCTTGGGAAGCATCCTCCGTTGGTATCGCAGAGAACAAGGCAGTCGGCTCCGCCTTCCACCGCTGCCGAAAGAGCCTTCATGGCATATTCACGATTGCTTTTATAGCCGTCAAAGAAATGCTCGGCGTCAAAAATCACTTCTTTTCCTTTTTCCTTCATGAAGGCAATGGTTTCGGAAATCATTCTGAGGTTTTCCTCAAGGGTGGTTTTTATAACATTGGTCACATGAAAATCCCAGCTCTTGCCGAAGATTGCAACAACAGGAGTGTTGGCAGATAACAGGGACATTACGTTTTTATCGTCCTTGGCACTTATATCCCTGCGCCTTGTGCTGCCAAAGGCGACCAGCTTTGCGTTCTTTAAGGTAACGCCCTGCATACGGTTGAAAAACTCTATATCCTTGGGATTTGAACCGGGATTTCCGGCTTCAATATATGCTACTCCCAGGTTATCAAGGGCTTTTACTATTTTAAGTTTGTCTTCCACCGAAAAGGATATCCCCTCTGCCTGGGCTCCGTCACGTAGAGTGGAGTCAAATATGTCAACTTTCTGCTGCATCATCATTGCCTCCTCTCCTGTCATGCTTACAGCTGTTCCTCAAGCTTCTCCTTGTAAATCATCTTATTAATTGCATTCAGATAGGAAAGAACGCTTGCCTCAAACACGTCGGTGCTGACGCCCTTGCCGGTATAGAGCCTGGTATCGCGGCGAAGCTTGACATAGGCTTCACCCTGGGCATCCTGACCTTCTGTTACGGAATTGAGCTTATAGTCCTCAAGGCTGAAGGAAACACCGACAATTTTGTCAATTGCTTTGAAGGCGGCATCAATTGGGCCGTCGCCGGTTGAAACCTCTTCAATAACCTTGGGCTCACCATTCTGCTTGATAACCCTTACATTAGCGGTAGCTGTAATGGTATTGCCGGTGTTTATAACAAACCGGTCAAGCTTATAGGTTTCGGGAATTTCAATGGCCTTATTGGACAGGAGTGCTTCAATGTCTGCATCCTGAACCACTTTCTTCTTATCAGCCAGAATCTTGAATTTTTCAAAGGCAGCATCCAGCTCTTCCTTGGAAAGTGTATAGCCCAAAACTTTCAGGCGATCCTCGAATGCATGGCGTCCGGAATGCTTGCCTAAAACCATGGTGTTTTTGGAAAGCCCTATGGATTCGGGTGTCATTATTTCATAGGTGCTCTTTTCAGCCAATACTCCATGCTGATGGATGCCTGACTCATGAGCAAAGGCATTTGCTCCTACAATGGCCTTGTTGGGCTGTACCGAAACACCTGTAATGCTGCTGATAAGCTTGGATGAACGGTATATTTGGGTGGTTTCCACACGGCATGTGGTATTGAACATGTCATTTCTGGTCTTCATTGCCATGACGATTTCTTCAAGAGCCGCGTTTCCTGCACGCTCTCCGATGCCGTTTATGGTGCATTCCACCTGGGTTGCCCCTGCCTTTACGGCAGCAAGGGTATTTGCAACAGCCATTCCCAGGTCATTGTGGCAATGTACTGAAATTATGGCCTTATCTATATTGGGAACATTATTTTTAAGGTACTGAATGAGATCATAGAATTCGTCAGGGGTGGTGTAGCCCACTGTATCCGGAACATTTATAACAGTTGCGCCTGCATTTATTGCCGTCTCAAACACCCGGCAAAGAAATTCGCGATTGCTTCTTGTGGCATCCTCTGCCGAGAATTCCACTTCAGAGCAATAATTTTTGGCATAGGCAACCATTTTCTTTGTGCGTTCCAGAACTTCGTCGGGGGTCATCCTTAATTTATATTTCATATGTATGTCGGATGTTGCCAAAAAGGTGTGAATACGCGGATTAACCGCTCCCTTTAAAGCTTCTGCCGACCTGTCTATATCCTTTTCCACTGCTCTTGAAAGGCTTGCCACAGTACAGTCCTTAATGGTTTCGGCAATAGCCTTGACTGACTGGAAGTCACCCGGGGACGCTATGGCAAACCCGGCTTCAATGACATCCACCTTCAGGCGTTCCAACTGCCTTGCAACCTCTATTTTTTCCTGAAGATTCATGCTGCACCCGGGAGACTGCTCACCGTCTCTTAAGGTTGTATCGAAAATATATATCCGTCCTGCCATAATGCTCCTTTCCGCTGGTTTAAGCTTACAAATTGTTTTTTATTTGTTCCAGCTCATCATCTTTCTTAGTTCTCTGCCTACTTGTTCAATCTGGCTTTCCTGCTCCATCTTCCTTCTTGCGTTGAAGTACGGACGGTTAGCCTGATTTTCAAGTATCCAGTTCTTTGCAAAGGTTCCGTCCTGGATTTCCTTAAGAACCTTTTTCATTTCTTTTCTGGTTTCTTCAGTGATTATGCGCTTTCCGGTCACATAATCGCCGTATTCGGCTGTGTCTGAAATTGAGTAGCGCATAAAGCTCAATCCGCCTTTATTGATAAGGTCAACAATGAGCTTCATTTCATGTAAGCACTCAAAATATGCGCTTTCGGGCTGATAGCCTGCTTCAACCAGTGTTTCAAAGCCTGCCTTGATAAGCTCGCAAACACCGCCGCAGAGAACTGCCTGTTCACCGAATAGATCGGTTTCGGTCTCTTCCTTGAAGGTGGTTTCAAGAATTCCTGCTCTTGCACCGCCTATACCTGCTGCGTAAGCTAATGCAAGGTCCTTTGCGTTTCCTGTTGCATCCTGATGAACTGCGATAAGGCACGGAACACCTCTACCCTCCTGGAACTGGCTTCTTACAGTATGTCCGGGCCCCTTGGGAGCAACCATGAATACATTTACGTCTGACGGAGGCACAATCTGACCAAAGTGAATATTAAAGCCATGAGCAAATACAAGGCTCTTTCCTGCAGAAAGATTGGGAGCAATGCTCTCCTGATAGAGTTTGGGCTGTTTTTCGTCATTAACAAGAATCATTATAATATCGGCCTGCTTTGCGGCGTCAAAAGCGGTTGCAACATTTAGGCCCGCTTCCTCTGCAAGCTTCCAAGACTTGCTTCCATGATATAGTCCAACTATAACATTTACTCCTGACTCATGAAGGTTAAGGGCATGTGCATGACCTTGGCTTCCATAACCGATAATAGCCACAGTCTTTCCCTTTAATAATTCCAGATTGCAATCCTTTTCATAATACAACTTTGCCATAATTATCCTCCTATATCTCATTAAGATTTTTAATTGCTTTATTTCCTCTTTGAAGTGCCGTAAGGCCGGTACGAACAATTTCAGCAATGCCGTATGAATCCATAAGAGCTATAAATGCTTCAATCTTAGCTTCGTCCCCGGTCATTTCAACTGTCAGGGTATCGGCTGCCACATCAACGATATTGGCTCTGAAAATGTCAACAATTTCGATAACCGACGCCCGGGTGGTCATGTTGGTCTTAACCTTTATTAAGGCAAGCTCCCTGAATACCGACTGCTCAGGATCCAGATCCACCACCTTGATGACGTCAATTAGCTTTTTTAGCTGTTTTTTTATCTGTTCAAGTATGTGGTCGTCACCGCGGACCACTATGGTCATTCGGGATACCTTTGGGTCTTCGGTCTCTCCCACCGAAAGGCTGTCAATATTGTAGCCCCTGCGGCTGAACAAGCCCGATACGCGGATCAAGACACCCGACTGGTTTTCTACAAGTACAGATAAAACGTGCCTTTTCATGCGCTCACTCCCTTCGCTTTCAAGTGTTTATTTTTATTAAGCCGGCTTATAGGTTCATAGGTTTTATGTTTAATAAGATTTTCAACTTGGTTCAGATTAAGCTTGACTGTAAGATTTTACTTAGCTGTATATCAAATGCGTTTCCGTTTTATAGCCGCTTGCGCTGTGAGCAGCAGCCTGCTCCTGTCTTACCATGATGTGGTTTATCTTTGATCTTCTCAGGGCGTCATATACATTTAAGATGTTTTCACTCTTGTCACCCCCCTTTCGCAGTCAGCCATTGGCTCTAAGCTTTCAGGAAATACTGTCAGTTAGTCAAATTAGGTTAAAAAAGGTTATAAAAAAAACCTCGCGCCCGTCGTTATATACAACAACAGGGGCGAGGGATACACTCCACGCGTTACCACCCTATTTTTATCCTTATCTCACGATAAGGACCTCATGAGGTTCTAACAAACCTTCACCTGTAACGGGGTTAACCGTGCCTTCCTATTTTTCGCCATCGAATTTCAGAAGACCTGCTCGGGAGGGAGGCATGCTCCAAAACCGTGCCGGTTCACACCAACCACCGGCTCTCTGAAGCGGTTTAACAGGAACACTGGACTCCTTCATCGCATTTCATATAGGGATTTTTAGGTTATTGATGTGTAATATTATATCAATCTGGTATATCAATGTCAACACTTTTTTCAATAATTTTATATAACTTTATAAGGAAAATGGCTACTGAATGTTCTTTTACAGTTATATTCAGATAACAAAGCAGCAATTTCTTTCTCATTAATGTCCATTGTCTGAGCTGCAAAGGCAAATATTACAATTTGCCTCCCGGCTGTGAAGATGTAAAGTGTAATTCGGTATACCAGATGCCTGCGTCTTAGGTATTGCCTTAAATCAA
This DNA window, taken from [Clostridium] cellulosi, encodes the following:
- the ilvD gene encoding Dihydroxy-acid dehydratase (High confidence in function and specificity), whose product is MRSHAVKSGLERAPHRSLLKSLGLTDEEIKRPLIGIVNAKSEVVPGHMHLDKIGEAVKAGVRIAGGTPIEFPSIGVCDGIAMGHIGMHYSLASRELIADSVESMALAHGFDGLVLIPNCDKIVPGMLMGAARLNIPTIVVSGGPMLAGRTCAEGVSLTNMFEAVGAVKAGKMTEEELSDLENTACPSCGSCSGMFTANSMNCLCEAIGMALPGNGTIPAVYSERLRLAKKAGMKIMELVEKDIKPRDILTEKAFKNALTVDMALGCSTNSMLHLPAIAFEAGIPFDLDMANSISEKTPNLCKLAPAGNHFVEDLNAAGGISAVMKELSKKGLIDEDCLTVTCKTIGENIKNAVNLNPEVIRPIDNPYSQTGGIAVLKGNLAPKGSVVKRSAVAENMLVHKGPARVFDSEDEVIKAILSGSINKGEVVVIRYEGPKGGPGMREMLMPTSALAGMGLDADVALITDGRFSGATRGASIGHVSPEAAEGGPIALVKDGDIISIDMNACTLTLEVSDEELERRKAEWKCPPPKVNTGYLARYAKMVTSASEGAVLKI
- the leuB gene encoding 3-isopropylmalate dehydrogenase (High confidence in function and specificity): MNYKIAVIPGDGIGPEVVEQTIRVLDKIGSIYGHTFEYSKYLAGGCAIDATGEPLPEETVEGCRNSNAVLLGAVGGPKWDTLPGDKRPEKALLGLRGKLGLYANLRTAVLNKELKDACPLRPEIVGDGIDIMVVRELTGGIYFGERGIRENGKMGPEAFDTETYSVGEVERIARIAFDIALKRNRKVTSVDKANILESSRLWREVVERVSKDYPNVSLEHMYVDNASMQLVRNPNQFDVIVTTNMFGDILSDEASMITGSIGMLPSASLGEGSFGLYEPVHGSAPDIEGQDKANPIATILSAAMMLKYTLNLPKEAKAIELAVDRVLEEGYRTGDIMSPGKTLVGTTKMGELIVSFIE
- the leuD gene encoding 3-isopropylmalate dehydratase small subunit (High confidence in function and specificity), which gives rise to MKAKGKVFKYGDNVDTDVIIPARYLNTSDPKELALHCMEDIDKDFVKNVKEGDIIVAGRNFGCGSSREHAPISIKASGISCVIASTFARIFYRNAINIGLPILECEAAVEGIEAGDEVEVDFDTGIIRNVTKGSTFKAQAFPEFMKKIMAADGLVNYLKSKATDDL
- the leuC gene encoding 3-isopropylmalate dehydratase large subunit (High confidence in function and specificity), whose translation is MGMTMSQKILAAHAGLEKVEPGQLIEAQLDLVLGNDITTPVAVKEFEKTGFTRVFDKSKVAIVPDHFTPNKDIKAAEQCKMIRCFARQMDIENYFEIGEMGIEHCLIPEKGLAVPGDLIIGADSHTCTYGALGAFSTGIGSTDMAAGMATGKCWFKVPSAIKFVLKGKPKGWVSGKDIILHIIGMIGVDGALYKSMEFVGDGVKNLTMDDRFTMANMAIEAGAKNGIFIVDDITLDYVKKHSTKPFTVYEPDPDAVYDEVYEIDLGEIRPTVAFPHLPDNTRTIDEVGEIEIDQVVIGSCTNGRMEDLRAAARILKGNKVKKGVRVIVFPGTQNIYLEALKEGLIQDMVEAGAVVSTPTCGPCLGGHMGILAKGERAISTTNRNFVGRMGHPESEVYLASPAVAAASAITGKITDPDTILKRD
- a CDS encoding putative AIPM/Hcit synthase family transferase aq_356 (High confidence in function and specificity) encodes the protein MMQQKVDIFDSTLRDGAQAEGISFSVEDKLKIVKALDNLGVAYIEAGNPGSNPKDIEFFNRMQGVTLKNAKLVAFGSTRRRDISAKDDKNVMSLLSANTPVVAIFGKSWDFHVTNVIKTTLEENLRMISETIAFMKEKGKEVIFDAEHFFDGYKSNREYAMKALSAAVEGGADCLVLCDTNGGCFPSEVYEIVKTVKEAFGDVQIGIHTHNDGGMAVANSIMAVEAGATHVQGTYIGFGERCGNANLSTIIPNLQLKKNIMCIPQEQLVNLTFTARKIAEIANITLSEREPYVGNSAFAHKGGMHIDGVCKASSSFEHIDPSLVGNKRRFLISEVAGRNTILDKIREINPCISKGSREAEEIVNRLKELEHQGYQFEGAESTFELVIRKQLGKYKPFFELETFKLMTEQPSQTGPSASALIKVKVDGRSEITAAEGNGPVHALDRALRKALEVFYPELSHVHLTDFKVRVIDSNKTTAAKVRVLIESTDGESVWTTVGVSTDIIEASWIALVDSIEYKLLKELEKKIKVYL
- the leuA3 gene encoding 2-isopropylmalate synthase (High confidence in function and specificity) yields the protein MAGRIYIFDTTLRDGEQSPGCSMNLQEKIEVARQLERLKVDVIEAGFAIASPGDFQSVKAIAETIKDCTVASLSRAVEKDIDRSAEALKGAVNPRIHTFLATSDIHMKYKLRMTPDEVLERTKKMVAYAKNYCSEVEFSAEDATRSNREFLCRVFETAINAGATVINVPDTVGYTTPDEFYDLIQYLKNNVPNIDKAIISVHCHNDLGMAVANTLAAVKAGATQVECTINGIGERAGNAALEEIVMAMKTRNDMFNTTCRVETTQIYRSSKLISSITGVSVQPNKAIVGANAFAHESGIHQHGVLAEKSTYEIMTPESIGLSKNTMVLGKHSGRHAFEDRLKVLGYTLSKEELDAAFEKFKILADKKKVVQDADIEALLSNKAIEIPETYKLDRFVINTGNTITATANVRVIKQNGEPKVIEEVSTGDGPIDAAFKAIDKIVGVSFSLEDYKLNSVTEGQDAQGEAYVKLRRDTRLYTGKGVSTDVFEASVLSYLNAINKMIYKEKLEEQL
- the ilvC gene encoding Ketol-acid reductoisomerase (High confidence in function and specificity); the encoded protein is MAKLYYEKDCNLELLKGKTVAIIGYGSQGHAHALNLHESGVNVIVGLYHGSKSWKLAEEAGLNVATAFDAAKQADIIMILVNDEKQPKLYQESIAPNLSAGKSLVFAHGFNIHFGQIVPPSDVNVFMVAPKGPGHTVRSQFQEGRGVPCLIAVHQDATGNAKDLALAYAAGIGGARAGILETTFKEETETDLFGEQAVLCGGVCELIKAGFETLVEAGYQPESAYFECLHEMKLIVDLINKGGLSFMRYSISDTAEYGDYVTGKRIITEETRKEMKKVLKEIQDGTFAKNWILENQANRPYFNARRKMEQESQIEQVGRELRKMMSWNK
- a CDS encoding acetolactate synthase small subunit (High confidence in function and specificity); translated protein: MKRHVLSVLVENQSGVLIRVSGLFSRRGYNIDSLSVGETEDPKVSRMTIVVRGDDHILEQIKKQLKKLIDVIKVVDLDPEQSVFRELALIKVKTNMTTRASVIEIVDIFRANIVDVAADTLTVEMTGDEAKIEAFIALMDSYGIAEIVRTGLTALQRGNKAIKNLNEI